Proteins from a genomic interval of Salinarchaeum sp. Harcht-Bsk1:
- a CDS encoding alkaline phosphatase family protein, whose amino-acid sequence MTADAERADLTGGDDGAGGAERAFVLGLDGVPWDLLSEWAADGDLPNVARLIEEGAAGPLESTTPATTPLAWPSIATGVGPDKHGIYGWRDLSPSYSHRMYTANDVAGPFLWDVLSPAVVGNVPMTYPARSIDGAMVAGLMTPDLEDEGFTAPDSLAAEIRSEIPDYEIGLYWEDYEGDTPEFRADLQSLVENRRRLMHHLLEREPWRLFFFVYTAPDRLQHLVWDEAVLLEHYRYLDEIVGEAIAAAEANDATLYVVSDHGFGPVETTVAPNRALADAGFLTGREGSGGRGALERFGVTRERVLGALDRVGVDQQTLLSHLPRSVVDSVAERIPGNNVLYDVDFEQTQAFAHGPGNVYINDTERFESGVVAPADVPDVRAAVADVLSGITDPATGEPVLEVLDGDGAFPADDASPDIAIEGRDGYEVVNSWQDTDVLSEAGRMAAGHRMDGIVLAWGPSIRAGATPEDASVYDLAPTLLHDLGEPVPDRVDGRVLTELFEPGSEPATAPVETAAYAADGTEASVAEDMGAVEDRLKGLGYME is encoded by the coding sequence ATGACAGCGGACGCGGAGCGGGCCGACCTGACCGGCGGTGACGACGGAGCGGGCGGTGCCGAGCGGGCCTTCGTGCTCGGACTGGACGGCGTTCCCTGGGACCTCCTCAGCGAGTGGGCGGCCGACGGCGACCTGCCGAACGTCGCCCGGTTGATCGAGGAGGGCGCCGCCGGGCCGCTGGAGAGCACGACGCCCGCGACGACGCCGCTTGCCTGGCCCTCGATCGCGACAGGTGTCGGCCCGGACAAACACGGCATCTACGGCTGGCGCGACCTCTCCCCGTCCTATAGCCACCGGATGTACACCGCCAACGACGTCGCCGGACCCTTCCTCTGGGACGTGCTCTCGCCGGCGGTCGTCGGCAACGTCCCGATGACCTATCCGGCGAGATCGATCGACGGCGCGATGGTCGCGGGGTTGATGACGCCCGATCTCGAGGACGAGGGGTTCACCGCGCCGGACTCGCTGGCGGCGGAGATCCGATCCGAGATCCCCGACTACGAGATCGGGCTGTACTGGGAGGACTACGAGGGCGACACGCCGGAGTTCCGGGCCGACCTCCAGTCCCTCGTCGAGAACAGGCGACGGCTCATGCACCACCTGTTGGAGCGGGAGCCCTGGCGGCTGTTCTTCTTCGTCTACACTGCGCCGGACCGTCTCCAGCACCTCGTCTGGGACGAGGCCGTGCTCCTCGAACACTATCGCTACCTCGACGAGATCGTCGGAGAGGCGATCGCCGCCGCCGAGGCGAACGACGCGACGCTCTACGTCGTCTCCGACCACGGCTTCGGCCCCGTCGAGACCACCGTCGCGCCGAACCGGGCGCTCGCGGACGCCGGCTTCCTCACCGGACGCGAGGGCTCCGGTGGGCGTGGTGCCCTTGAGCGGTTCGGGGTAACCCGCGAGCGAGTGCTCGGCGCGCTCGATCGGGTCGGCGTCGACCAGCAGACGCTCCTCTCCCACCTGCCTCGGTCGGTGGTCGACTCCGTCGCGGAGCGCATCCCGGGGAACAACGTGCTCTACGACGTCGACTTCGAGCAGACCCAGGCGTTCGCTCACGGCCCGGGCAACGTCTACATCAACGACACCGAGCGCTTCGAGTCCGGCGTCGTCGCTCCGGCCGACGTCCCCGACGTCAGAGCCGCCGTCGCCGACGTGCTCAGTGGTATCACCGATCCGGCGACCGGAGAGCCAGTCCTCGAGGTGCTCGACGGCGACGGGGCGTTCCCGGCCGACGACGCCTCGCCCGACATCGCGATCGAGGGGCGGGACGGCTACGAGGTCGTCAACAGCTGGCAGGACACCGACGTCCTCTCGGAGGCGGGACGCATGGCCGCCGGCCACCGCATGGACGGGATCGTGCTCGCCTGGGGTCCCTCGATCCGGGCCGGCGCGACGCCGGAGGACGCGAGCGTCTACGACCTCGCGCCGACGCTCCTCCACGACCTCGGTGAACCGGTGCCTGATCGGGTCGACGGCCGCGTGCTCACCGAACTGTTCGAGCCGGGCAGCGAGCCGGCGACGGCCCCGGTGGAGACGGCGGCGTACGCAGCCGACGGCACCGAGGCGTCGGTCGCGGAGGACATGGGCGCCGTCGAGGATCGCCTGAAGGGGCTGGGCTACATGGAGTAA
- a CDS encoding right-handed parallel beta-helix repeat-containing protein, whose protein sequence is MAHTPDPDGGDTHEPTADSGGADEEKAEDTRRIDLVTDGTTDPNDGTADPAERGTSDVANDDPSADPAAGSTLVDRRDYMRVLGGAAAAAAGLGALTGSGAAAEYETITVDAGGSYTANLGSGDTLENVLIDVTADGADVHIGADGDGWVIRNVGIRGAIDIGDDSPGGDDPSYEGGYNSVFTVDASSGGSGLIENVYLGDGIEPGVDKSALITATNHDGHIDVRNFNCGGFSTTAFYVSGFGRERTGGTMTIEDSYFANSAGTAHIRPAGNVTIRNCTITNTNEAVYIPRTFGGLDQAMTARGIWTSYSGSTTRVENCDIDVREENTCDAPWDYDGPCQATSVWAGEAPIDLVDSEVRGTVGGNVNQSNVGSAPDLSLPSGVPDSAEVAASGGTASGSDDSTSGDSGNGSGGSAGNVIEIAGGSPTNAVTYTFEVTETVELGSQANDEDSVSGTTAAGVLAGGTDSFTYTGEIADFSASGTVSVLIDGSTVDPATLASDGDYLDDDSTDGSGDETTDSQTLSRSITVSGGMPSDVVEYSFSVSEAVALGDLANSEDEVSGTDASGVLAGGSDSYSFAGEITSFQADGVVGVLVDGETVDPETLGDSTDGSTSEPTSEPTETIALSGGSPSDPDSYAFAVDEVVEKGEDANSEDTVSGTTADGVLAGGTDDYVFASTVTSFEATGDVAVTINGEAVDPAQLGDDGSSGTDDGTDDTTEEPPEPTRSLAVSGGSPSNKIDYSLTVTEVVEEGSNANSEDSASGTSASGVVAGGTDDYAFAGELVSFDATGDVTLTVDGETVDPANYSDSTEQTSTDEPPELTETLVVSGGTFANVVDYSFTVTEAVETGEQANSEDSASGTTASGALAGGSDSYEFAGDLVSFEADGDVTLTVNGETVDPATLG, encoded by the coding sequence ATGGCACACACGCCAGATCCGGATGGTGGGGACACACACGAACCTACTGCAGATAGCGGCGGCGCGGACGAGGAGAAGGCCGAGGATACTCGGCGTATCGACCTCGTTACTGACGGAACGACCGATCCGAACGACGGCACGGCCGATCCTGCGGAGAGGGGCACCAGCGACGTGGCCAACGACGACCCGTCGGCAGACCCCGCTGCTGGGTCGACGCTCGTCGACCGCCGCGACTACATGCGCGTCCTGGGTGGCGCCGCAGCGGCAGCGGCCGGACTCGGCGCGCTGACTGGCTCGGGCGCGGCGGCGGAGTACGAAACGATTACCGTCGATGCAGGCGGTTCCTACACCGCGAATCTCGGCAGTGGCGACACGCTCGAGAACGTCCTGATCGACGTGACTGCCGACGGCGCCGACGTCCACATCGGCGCCGACGGTGACGGCTGGGTGATCCGCAACGTGGGCATCCGCGGCGCCATCGACATCGGGGACGACAGCCCTGGCGGGGACGATCCGTCCTACGAGGGCGGCTACAACTCCGTGTTCACGGTCGACGCCAGTTCCGGTGGGAGCGGCCTCATCGAGAACGTCTATCTCGGCGACGGGATCGAGCCCGGCGTCGACAAGTCCGCCCTCATCACGGCGACGAACCACGACGGCCACATCGACGTACGGAACTTCAACTGCGGCGGCTTCTCGACGACTGCATTCTACGTCTCCGGCTTCGGCCGGGAGCGCACTGGTGGGACGATGACGATCGAGGATTCGTACTTCGCCAACTCCGCGGGCACGGCCCACATCCGCCCCGCAGGGAACGTCACGATCCGCAACTGTACGATCACGAACACGAACGAGGCCGTCTACATCCCGCGCACCTTCGGTGGGCTCGACCAGGCGATGACCGCTCGAGGAATCTGGACGAGCTACAGCGGCTCGACGACGCGCGTCGAGAACTGCGACATCGACGTTCGTGAGGAGAACACGTGCGACGCGCCCTGGGACTACGACGGTCCGTGTCAGGCCACGTCCGTCTGGGCCGGTGAGGCGCCGATCGACCTCGTCGACTCCGAGGTCCGTGGCACGGTCGGCGGCAACGTCAATCAGTCGAACGTCGGGTCCGCCCCCGATCTGTCCCTTCCGTCGGGCGTTCCCGACTCCGCCGAGGTGGCGGCCAGCGGAGGAACTGCCTCGGGATCGGACGACTCCACGTCTGGTGATTCGGGAAATGGGTCTGGGGGCTCGGCCGGTAACGTCATCGAGATCGCCGGCGGCAGCCCCACGAACGCGGTGACGTACACGTTCGAGGTCACCGAGACCGTCGAACTCGGCAGCCAGGCGAACGACGAGGACTCCGTCTCCGGTACGACGGCGGCCGGCGTCCTCGCTGGCGGCACTGATAGCTTCACCTACACTGGAGAGATCGCCGACTTCTCCGCGTCGGGCACGGTGTCCGTCCTGATCGACGGGTCGACCGTCGATCCCGCGACGCTCGCGAGCGACGGCGACTACCTCGACGACGACTCGACGGACGGCTCCGGCGACGAGACCACCGACTCGCAGACGCTCTCACGATCGATCACCGTCTCCGGTGGGATGCCGTCCGACGTCGTCGAGTACTCCTTTTCCGTCAGCGAAGCGGTCGCGCTCGGCGACCTCGCCAATAGCGAGGACGAGGTGTCGGGCACGGACGCGTCCGGAGTCCTGGCCGGCGGCAGCGACAGCTACTCGTTCGCTGGCGAGATCACGAGCTTCCAGGCGGACGGCGTGGTCGGCGTCCTCGTGGACGGCGAGACCGTCGATCCCGAGACGCTCGGCGACAGCACGGACGGCTCGACGAGCGAGCCGACGTCCGAGCCCACGGAGACCATTGCGCTCTCGGGCGGCAGCCCGTCGGATCCCGATAGCTACGCCTTCGCCGTGGACGAGGTCGTCGAGAAGGGTGAGGATGCTAACAGCGAGGACACCGTCTCCGGGACGACCGCCGACGGCGTCCTCGCCGGCGGTACCGACGACTACGTCTTCGCGAGCACCGTCACGTCCTTCGAGGCCACCGGCGACGTGGCGGTCACGATCAACGGCGAGGCGGTCGATCCGGCACAGCTCGGCGACGACGGCTCCAGCGGAACCGACGACGGGACCGACGACACCACCGAGGAACCACCGGAGCCGACGCGATCACTCGCCGTCTCCGGCGGCAGCCCCTCGAACAAGATCGACTACTCGCTGACGGTAACTGAGGTCGTCGAAGAGGGCTCGAACGCCAACAGCGAGGACTCCGCTTCCGGCACGAGCGCGAGCGGCGTGGTCGCCGGCGGCACCGACGACTACGCGTTCGCCGGCGAGCTGGTGAGCTTCGACGCGACCGGCGACGTCACGCTGACCGTCGACGGCGAGACGGTCGATCCGGCGAACTACAGCGATTCCACCGAGCAGACGTCGACCGATGAGCCGCCCGAACTCACCGAGACGCTGGTCGTCTCCGGCGGCACCTTCGCGAACGTCGTCGACTACTCGTTCACCGTCACCGAGGCGGTCGAGACCGGCGAGCAGGCCAACAGCGAGGACAGCGCCTCCGGCACGACCGCGAGCGGCGCACTCGCCGGCGGCAGCGACTCCTACGAGTTCGCCGGCGACCTCGTCAGCTTCGAGGCCGACGGCGACGTGACGCTCACGGTCAACGGCGAGACGGTCGATCCGGCCACGCTCGGCTGA
- a CDS encoding asparagine synthase-related protein: MPGLSVACGDAVGGSDDSSGDEHAFEDALDATAVLDHYATTIDLEGDGVAVGSTEYDGYPIRRAETEHGTAFLEGELYDVEDPDAHLERVAAMIADDDLEGLRAWVGARDGDYLLAVADGDAVAMLNDPFGRLPAYTATIGGATVCSRELGFVRALASGRDDPLELDRLALAQLLSFGYPLGNRTPFAEVRTVPPGSLVRFGDATDSACESTADAGPRIESLYEHDFDDCTNDDRDVETNADELADRIATACQRRASPDRPTVVSLSGGLDSRIAAAAYDASDLPATATTFQRGGGSDAEVGAAGAVAKRLGLDWRVYDVESSPERRRTLLETKQGTNYLGMAFILDFFEQLRNRHGTATYVTGDGGDKVLVDLEPATTPGSESELVDHAIAANSRLSLETAADVANVDADAIRASVAQRIGSYPESDLARRYVHFLVRERGVNFLVQGEDRNRYYAWSVSPFYALPVFEYAMNCPDDQKAYRGLVAAILERFDPGLVDLPYPNYGAPISTRRYRAKQFVYDALERYPAIRGRVVDLVTGDGATPGLATEAIRGDLPWLDRAGLSAAATAGVLESPEAHSRIQFQYLSTVTALARAVVTDAESESPPEAAATPATSVQGAGAEGAGGHSTTSDGDRMPDADPADEQPTPGPRSARAER, from the coding sequence ATGCCAGGACTCAGCGTTGCGTGTGGCGACGCGGTCGGCGGGAGCGACGACTCCAGTGGGGACGAGCACGCGTTCGAGGACGCACTCGACGCCACGGCGGTCCTCGACCACTACGCAACGACGATCGATCTGGAGGGAGACGGCGTCGCCGTCGGCAGCACCGAGTACGACGGCTATCCGATCCGGCGGGCCGAAACCGAGCACGGAACCGCGTTCCTGGAGGGGGAACTCTACGACGTCGAGGATCCGGATGCGCACCTCGAACGCGTGGCTGCGATGATCGCCGACGACGACCTCGAGGGGCTTCGCGCGTGGGTCGGCGCGCGGGACGGCGACTACCTGCTCGCCGTCGCCGACGGCGACGCCGTCGCAATGCTCAACGACCCCTTCGGCCGCCTCCCCGCCTACACCGCGACGATCGGCGGCGCGACGGTGTGTTCCCGCGAACTCGGATTCGTCCGCGCGTTGGCGAGCGGGCGGGACGACCCGCTCGAACTCGATCGGCTCGCCCTCGCACAGCTACTGTCCTTCGGCTATCCCCTCGGCAATCGCACGCCGTTCGCCGAGGTCCGGACCGTGCCACCGGGCTCGCTGGTTCGATTCGGCGACGCGACCGATTCGGCCTGCGAATCCACCGCGGACGCCGGTCCGCGGATCGAATCCCTCTACGAACACGACTTCGACGACTGCACCAACGACGACAGGGACGTCGAGACCAACGCGGACGAACTGGCCGACCGCATCGCGACGGCCTGCCAGCGTCGCGCGTCCCCGGATCGACCGACCGTCGTCTCGCTCAGCGGTGGACTCGATTCTCGGATCGCCGCCGCCGCGTACGACGCGAGCGACCTGCCGGCGACGGCAACAACCTTCCAGCGGGGCGGCGGCAGCGACGCGGAGGTCGGGGCTGCCGGCGCGGTCGCGAAGCGCCTCGGCCTCGACTGGCGCGTCTACGACGTCGAGTCCTCCCCCGAACGCAGACGGACCCTCCTCGAGACGAAACAGGGGACGAACTACCTCGGAATGGCGTTCATCCTCGACTTCTTCGAACAGCTCCGGAACCGCCACGGCACGGCGACCTACGTCACCGGTGACGGTGGCGACAAAGTGCTGGTCGACCTCGAGCCAGCGACGACGCCCGGCTCCGAGTCCGAACTCGTCGACCACGCGATCGCCGCCAACAGCCGACTGTCGCTGGAAACGGCCGCGGACGTCGCGAACGTCGACGCCGACGCGATTCGCGCGTCGGTCGCCCAGCGGATCGGGAGCTACCCGGAGTCCGATCTCGCACGCCGGTACGTCCACTTCCTCGTGCGAGAGCGAGGCGTCAACTTCCTCGTTCAGGGAGAGGACCGCAACCGGTACTACGCCTGGAGCGTCTCGCCGTTCTACGCGCTCCCCGTGTTCGAGTACGCGATGAACTGTCCGGACGACCAGAAGGCCTACCGCGGGCTCGTGGCGGCGATCCTCGAACGGTTCGATCCGGGGCTCGTCGACCTGCCCTACCCCAACTACGGCGCACCGATCTCCACGCGGCGGTACCGCGCGAAGCAGTTCGTCTACGACGCGCTGGAGCGCTATCCGGCGATCCGCGGTCGGGTCGTCGACCTCGTCACGGGCGACGGCGCTACACCGGGGCTCGCTACCGAGGCGATCCGTGGCGACCTCCCCTGGCTGGACCGCGCCGGACTCTCCGCCGCTGCGACGGCCGGCGTCCTCGAATCGCCGGAGGCACACTCCAGGATCCAGTTCCAGTACCTCTCGACGGTCACCGCGCTCGCCCGAGCCGTGGTGACCGACGCGGAGAGTGAGTCACCCCCCGAGGCGGCCGCTACCCCAGCGACGAGCGTGCAGGGGGCTGGCGCCGAGGGAGCAGGGGGCCATTCGACCACGTCCGACGGCGATCGGATGCCCGACGCCGACCCCGCCGACGAGCAACCCACACCCGGGCCCCGATCGGCCCGGGCCGAACGATGA
- a CDS encoding right-handed parallel beta-helix repeat-containing protein — MTDDDSDDTTSDSFAHRGRDDAPWQRMGRRDLLRIGAAGAATAIAGCSEGDGDDGGTEPSPDAPPSADDDADDGPESIPYADEYDTVVDVVADAGANPDGEESIIPVLEANASSDTLLFFPPGEYLMDGRWLLPSFEHLGLVGDEATIRPPRDYFGYLFIFGLQDSGASDVLFEGIDFDFTAANTAPRPLQAQVDDGITVRNVTVEGTSGTARFDVTTPQGSGVVSNLTMPDGMEIVETLDIPENGGNPDGVGVLVGPANRGRLRFEDCHVEGFPGNGLYASPSNGPIEVSGGLFANNGIASVRVSSPATIRNVEVRCDEAPQGFRNMRGIRLRHGESVLVENCRIVMRDLTYSDGGLVIEQQMESATIRDLEIDSSVDGIPAIHVKSPNHEQPDAEIEFERVQVTGEAGQGSAVQISDRHDCRLNAFDIEQSGPDRNGVYLVRTTDSVLRDSNIEVTGEPVVLEESELRQRNNRF, encoded by the coding sequence ATGACCGACGACGACAGCGACGACACCACGAGTGATTCGTTCGCCCATCGGGGTCGCGACGACGCTCCCTGGCAACGCATGGGCCGGCGCGACCTGCTCAGAATCGGTGCAGCGGGCGCGGCGACCGCGATCGCCGGCTGTTCCGAAGGAGACGGCGACGACGGGGGGACGGAGCCGAGCCCGGATGCTCCGCCGTCGGCGGACGACGATGCAGACGACGGCCCCGAGTCGATTCCGTACGCGGACGAGTACGACACCGTCGTGGACGTCGTCGCGGACGCTGGCGCAAACCCCGACGGCGAGGAGTCTATCATCCCGGTGCTGGAAGCGAACGCAAGCAGCGACACGCTGTTGTTCTTCCCACCAGGTGAGTACCTGATGGACGGACGGTGGTTGCTCCCCTCCTTCGAACACCTTGGACTCGTCGGCGACGAGGCGACGATCCGTCCTCCGCGCGACTACTTCGGCTACCTGTTCATCTTCGGTCTCCAGGACAGCGGCGCATCCGACGTCCTGTTCGAGGGCATCGACTTCGACTTCACCGCTGCCAACACCGCCCCGCGACCGCTCCAGGCACAGGTCGACGACGGCATCACCGTCCGGAACGTCACGGTCGAGGGGACCAGTGGCACGGCGCGGTTCGACGTGACGACTCCCCAGGGCTCGGGCGTCGTCAGCAACCTGACGATGCCCGACGGCATGGAGATCGTGGAGACCCTCGATATCCCCGAGAACGGCGGCAACCCCGACGGCGTCGGCGTCCTCGTGGGACCTGCCAACCGTGGACGTCTCCGATTCGAAGACTGTCACGTCGAGGGGTTCCCGGGCAACGGCCTCTACGCCTCGCCGTCGAACGGCCCGATCGAAGTCAGCGGCGGTCTGTTCGCGAACAACGGGATCGCGAGCGTCCGCGTCAGCAGTCCAGCGACCATCCGCAACGTCGAGGTCCGGTGCGACGAGGCACCACAGGGCTTCCGCAACATGCGAGGCATCCGGCTCCGGCACGGTGAATCCGTGCTCGTCGAGAACTGTCGGATCGTCATGCGTGATCTCACCTACTCGGACGGCGGACTCGTCATCGAGCAGCAGATGGAGTCGGCGACGATTCGTGACCTCGAGATCGACTCGTCGGTCGACGGCATCCCGGCGATTCACGTCAAGTCACCCAACCACGAGCAGCCCGATGCAGAGATCGAGTTCGAACGCGTCCAGGTGACGGGGGAGGCCGGCCAGGGGTCGGCCGTCCAGATCTCCGACCGCCACGACTGCCGGCTGAACGCCTTCGACATCGAACAGTCGGGACCGGACCGGAACGGCGTCTACCTCGTCCGGACGACCGACTCGGTCCTCCGCGACTCGAACATCGAGGTGACTGGCGAACCGGTCGTCCTCGAAGAGTCCGAGCTCCGGCAACGGAACAACCGGTTCTGA
- a CDS encoding flippase, with protein MTTAREKHLTTLLTGAGLVTVGKLVGSFTTLGERVLIGRVLSPEAYGEVSVGLALLAFATTGALVGFSQGVPRYISRFDDEVDRRGVWVSGILVTGAVALVLTAVLLLSVEWLTETLLARADSPAMLALFVLALPFVVGMKITVAAIRGHNNAIYRIYAQDLTYPLTRIVLLVALLFAGFNVLAAGYAYLVAAVLSFAVSLVLLHRLTALRGEVRTHVKEIGRFSLPIVISGVLTVLLTRTDTLMLSYFRTTYEVGQYAAAYPIANGLIIVISSFGFLYLPLASRLDADDEHDEIDSIYETTTKWIYLVTFPALLTFVLFGGDVVEIFFGSAYSEAPIALAILSVGFFTNAVGGRNRETISALGVTSYLLVVNGAAFGINVVLNLWLIPEYGLVGAAVASAIAYGILNATACAILWRKYGITPFSRWSVRTFLVLPLTLLPPAYVVSQYVSLSIVTLLPWLVAVGLLSIAVVALTGCLQPEDEIVLEFLEQTTGVEIPLVRRFIPPEE; from the coding sequence GTGACCACCGCGCGAGAGAAACACCTCACGACCCTGCTCACGGGCGCTGGGCTCGTCACCGTCGGGAAGCTCGTCGGCTCGTTCACGACGCTCGGTGAGCGCGTGCTCATCGGCCGAGTGCTTTCGCCAGAGGCCTACGGCGAGGTGTCCGTCGGGCTGGCGCTGCTGGCCTTCGCGACCACTGGCGCGCTCGTCGGCTTCTCCCAGGGCGTCCCGCGGTACATCTCCCGGTTCGACGACGAGGTGGACCGACGGGGCGTCTGGGTCAGCGGCATTCTCGTGACCGGCGCTGTCGCGCTCGTGCTCACTGCAGTCCTGTTGCTCTCCGTCGAGTGGCTGACCGAGACGCTGCTCGCTCGCGCGGACTCGCCGGCGATGCTCGCGCTGTTCGTGCTCGCGCTTCCCTTCGTCGTCGGGATGAAGATCACCGTTGCCGCGATCCGCGGGCACAACAACGCCATCTACCGCATCTACGCGCAGGACCTCACCTACCCGCTGACGCGCATCGTCCTCCTGGTCGCCCTCCTGTTTGCCGGGTTCAACGTCCTCGCGGCCGGCTACGCCTACCTCGTCGCCGCGGTGCTGTCCTTCGCGGTCTCGCTCGTCCTCCTCCACCGGCTCACCGCCCTGCGCGGTGAGGTCCGAACGCACGTGAAGGAGATCGGGCGGTTCTCACTCCCGATCGTGATCTCCGGCGTCCTGACGGTCCTGCTGACGCGGACAGACACCCTGATGCTCTCCTACTTCCGCACCACCTACGAGGTCGGGCAATACGCCGCGGCGTACCCGATCGCGAACGGACTGATCATCGTGATCTCCTCCTTCGGCTTCCTCTACCTCCCGCTGGCCTCCCGGCTCGACGCCGACGACGAGCACGACGAGATCGATTCGATCTACGAGACGACGACAAAGTGGATCTACCTCGTCACGTTCCCGGCCCTGCTGACGTTCGTGTTGTTCGGCGGCGACGTCGTCGAGATCTTCTTCGGTAGCGCGTACTCCGAGGCGCCGATCGCACTCGCGATCCTCTCGGTAGGCTTTTTCACGAACGCCGTCGGCGGCCGCAACCGCGAGACGATCTCCGCGCTCGGCGTCACCTCCTACCTGCTGGTCGTGAACGGCGCTGCCTTTGGCATCAACGTCGTGCTCAATCTCTGGCTCATTCCCGAGTACGGCCTCGTGGGCGCGGCCGTCGCGAGCGCGATCGCCTACGGCATCCTCAACGCAACCGCCTGCGCGATCCTCTGGCGGAAGTACGGGATTACTCCCTTCTCCCGCTGGTCCGTTCGAACGTTCCTGGTCCTCCCGCTGACGCTCCTCCCGCCCGCCTACGTCGTCTCCCAGTACGTCTCCCTCTCGATCGTGACGCTGCTCCCGTGGCTCGTCGCCGTCGGCCTCCTGAGCATCGCCGTGGTCGCACTGACCGGTTGCCTCCAGCCCGAGGACGAGATCGTGCTGGAGTTCCTCGAGCAGACGACCGGCGTCGAGATTCCACTGGTGCGGCGGTTCATCCCGCCCGAGGAGTGA